In the Ursus arctos isolate Adak ecotype North America unplaced genomic scaffold, UrsArc2.0 scaffold_19, whole genome shotgun sequence genome, one interval contains:
- the LOC113244807 gene encoding zinc finger protein 260: MIRMLESLQPEADLRQHDQIHSREKPHECSECGKTFSLKQNLIEHKKMHTGEKSHECTECGKVFSRVSSLTLHLRSHTGKKPYKCNKCGKAFSQKRNFLSHQKHHTGEKLHECGKASIQIPGLIKNQRNHTGNKPYACKECGKAFNGKSYLTEHEKIHTGEKPFECNQCGRTFSQKQYLIKHQNIHSGKKPFKCNECGKAFSQKENLIIHQRIHTGEKPYECKGCGKAFIQKSSLIRHQRSHTGEKPYICKECGKAFSGKSNLTEHEKIHIGEKPYKCNECGTIFRQKQYLIKHHNIHTGEKPYECNKCGKAFSRITSLIVHVRIHTGDKPYECKICGKAFCQSSSLTVHMRSHTGEKPYGCNECGKAFSQFSTLALHMRIHTGEKPYQCSECGKAFSQKSHHIRHQRIHTH; encoded by the coding sequence ATGATAAGAATGTTGGAAAGCCTTCAGCCTGAAGCAGATCTCCGTCAGCATGATCAGATTCATAGTAGAGAGAAACCTCATGAATGCAGTGAGTGTGGAAAAACCTTTAGCCTGAAGCAAAACCTCATAGAGCATAAGAAAATGCATActggagaaaaatcacatgaatGTACTGAATGTGGTAAAGTATTCTCTCGAGTCTCATCCCTTACTCTACATTTGAGAAGTCATACAGGAAAGAAAccatataaatgtaataaatgtggaaaagctttcagccAGAAAAGAAACTTcctttctcatcagaaacatcatactggagagaaacttcatgaatgtgggaaagcttCTATTCAGATTCCAGGCCTCATTAAAAACCAGAGAAATCATACTGGAAACAAACCCTATGCGTGTaaggaatgtggaaaagccttcaaTGGCAAATCATATCTCACCGAGCATGAGAAAATTCATACGGGAGAGAAACCATTTGAATGTAATCAATGTGGAAGAACCTTCAGCCAGAAGCAATACCTCATTAAACATCAGAATATCCACAGTGGAAAGAAACCctttaaatgtaatgaatgtggaaaagcctttagCCAAAAGGAAAACCTCATTATCCATCAAAGAAtacatactggagagaaaccttatgaatgcAAAGGGTGTGGGAAAGCTTTCATTCAGAAGTCAAGCCTGATTAGACACCAGAGAAgtcatacaggagagaaaccctatatatgtaaagaatgtgggaaagccttcagtggCAAATCAAATCTCACTGAGCATGAGAAAATTCATATTGGAGAAAAACCctataaatgtaatgaatgtggaacAATCTTTAGGCAGAAGCAGTACCTCATTAAACATCACAATAttcatacaggagagaaaccctatgaatgtaataaatgtggaaaagccttctcTCGAATCACATCACTCATTGTACATGTCAGAATTCATACAGGTGATAAACCTTATGAATGTAAAATATGTGGGAAAGCCTTCTGTCAAAGTTCATCTCTTACTGTTCATATGAGAAGCCATACAGGTGAGAAGCCCTATGgttgtaatgaatgtgggaaagccttctcTCAGTTCTCAACTCTTGCTTTACATATGAGAATCCATACTGGAGAAAAACCTTATCAGTGTAGTGAATGTGGGAAGGCTTTTAGCCAGAAGTCACATCATATTAGACACCAGAGAATTCATACTCACTAA